Proteins encoded together in one Acanthopagrus latus isolate v.2019 chromosome 19, fAcaLat1.1, whole genome shotgun sequence window:
- the emilin2b gene encoding EMILIN-2 isoform X1 — translation MTLCGLLHFLATLALIGGTPFQYNMFQGSAYSGSDTRQRNKNWCAYVVHKNVSCAVVGGTESFMQPEVLPCPPELPNCAPQVIYQTHFRPMYKIAYKTVTELAWRCCPGYQGYDCMEVKDMKQIQVERLPRVPAASGHIPVQQAPEEQTAGQRNHPWDGERHFGGATGHRSPHGRDGYQNSQHLEEEVQRLSTMVLDMQARMTDMSSNLRLEFQEDASKMLVTLLNNVGQPVSARGAEAETVQVQDFSFELPAMPIDEVMNKISQVSDDLESKGNTLNDLLGRVERHDGQIHLLIEATQNHLSTPPPPPPPPAYDLRSYLDEKISALREELMEGMDIKLGDLKNSCDYKIMSVQENCEVQEANYLSLVELMESKETDLRNEIQDLKNKLVDPGKEQICDSVLACVENPEIHWNSSEKTSVVEKLKIEQAEAIKDLRETLEDKLASMEDRLNTQFVDTSTNSPSGGRPGTQRDFNSLKDSVRALEVRFDVLDRLCSKANATVLENLQQDFQSCRTAVDAMETHLETQGQFLNDSTGIENINSELSNLKDRMNSLSNIVRQQSESPNASSGQVKTGAEQEAKDLLELHRTQHQELRDRLEELRGEVKAEADHCRERTEDVGKEISNIDSRIVSMESLCRKLDPVASSLQRIKEGLNKHVTALWTCVNHLNGTVGAHARNIGELRGTCQNLQNLISNGDLQVQVNNNPGKTGVQVPVEDAGLPQGSTKTLPVPMGPVDSPLPQPPVLETGEAGPPGRMIASKLPKGTDGSMKPVQGFAGAPASPNAKFTDTPKSSTPLTSDVNLPHRPSPHKLDQASGEKMSFSAGLTLPPSLGEMGIIRFNKVLVNDGGHYDAHTGIFTAPTDGRYLLTAVLTAQRGEKVEAVLSVSDRSVQKLDSAGFLSGAAAPPSHGQCNCSSSTSLSLVLPLSRGDRVGLVQTAGKLAASASSEVLSSFSAVLLYPSPSKR, via the exons ATGACGCTCTGTGGACTTCTTCACTTTTTAGCAACTCTTGCGCTCATCGGTGGAACACCTTTCCAGTATAACATGTTCCAGGGCAGCGCGTACTCTGGCTCCGACACACGCCAGAGGAACAA GAACTGGTGCGCCTACGTTGTGCACAAGAACGTGAGCTGTGCCGTGGTGGGAGGCACGGAGAGCTTCATGCAGCCGGAGGTGTTGCCGTGTCCCCCGGAGCTGCCAAACTGTGCGCCACAAGTGAT ATATCAGACACACTTCAGGCCGATGTATAAGATTGCTTACAAGACTGTGACGGAGCTGGCGTGGAGGTGCTGCCCGGGGTACCAGGGCTACGATTGCATGGAGGTGAAAGACATGAAGCAAATCCAAGTGGAACGTTTGCCTCGCGTTCCTGCTGCCTCTGGACACATTCCAGTCCAACAAG CTCCTGAAGAGCAGACAGCAGGCCAGAGGAACCATCCATGGGACGGGGAGCGGCATTTCGGAGGTGCGACAGGTCACAGGTCACCACATGGTCGTGACGGATATCAAAATTCCCaacacctggaggaggaggtgcagcgaCTGTCCACGATGGTCCTCGACATGCAGGCGAGAATGACAGACATGTCCTCTAACCTGAGACTGGAGTTCCAGGAGGATGCCAGTAAAATGCTGGTTACTCTGCTGAACAACGTCGGACAGCCCGTCAGTGCGAGGGGCGCGGAGGCCGAAACCGTTCAGGTGCAGGACTTCTCGTTTGAGCTCCCGGCGATGCCGATTGATGAGGTCATGAACAAGATCAGCCAGGTCTCAGATGATTTAGAGTCCAAGGGCAACACTCTGAATGACCTGCTGGGTCGCGTGGAACGTCACGATGGACAAATCCATCTGCTAATAGAGGCCACCCAGAACCATCTGTccacaccccctcctccccctccccctccagcCTATGACCTGCGAAGTTACCTGGACGAGAAGATCAGCGCCTTGAGAGAGGAGTTAATGGAGGGCATGGACATCAAACTGGGAGACCTGAAGAACTCATGCGATTATAAAATCATGTCAGTTCAGGAAAATTGTGAGGTACAGGAAGCCAACTACCTCAGCTTGGTCGAGCTCATGGAATCAAAGGAAACGGACCTTCGCAACGAGATCCAGGACCTTAAGAACAAGCTTGTTGATCCAGGGAAGGAACAGATATGTGACTCTGTTCTTGCCTGTGTGGAGAACCCTGAGATCCATTGGAACTCGTCTGAGAAGACTTCTGTAGTGGAGAAGCTGAAGATTGAGCAAGCAGAGGCCATCAAAGACCTGAGGGAGACTCTGGAGGACAAGCTGGCCTCCATGGAAGACAGACTGAACACCCAGTTTGTAGATACAAGCACCAACTCTCCGTCTGGTGGTCGGCCGGGCACTCAGAGAGACTTTAACTCTTTGAAGGACTCCGTTCGAGCTCTAGAGGTTCGATTTGATGTCTTGGATCGACTCTGCTCGAAGGCTAATGCAACTGTTCTAGAAAACCTTCAACAGGACTTCCAGAGCTGCAGAACAGCTGTAGATGCCATGGAGACTCATCTAGAAACCCAGGGGCAATTCCTCAACGACAGCACAGGCATTGAGAATATAAATAGTGAGTTGAGCAATCTGAAAGACCGCATGAACTCGCTTTCAAATATTGTCCGCCAGCAGTCTGAGAGTCCCAACGCTTCCTCGGGTCAAGTTAAAACAGGAGCTGAGCAAGAGGCCAAAGACCTTCTGGAGCTCCACAGGACTCAGCATCAGGAGCTGAGAGACCGACTCGAAGAGCTGCGCGGGGAGGTAAAAGCCGAGGCCGACCACTGCAGGGAGCGAACGGAAGATGTCGGGAAGGAGATCAGCAACATAGACAGCCGCATCGTCAGCATGGAGAGTTTATGCCGCAAGCTGGACCCGGTCGCCAGCAGCCTTCAGAGGATCAAAGAGGGTCTGAACAAACACGTTACCGCACTGTGGACCTGTGTCAACCATCTGAACGGCACAGTTGGAGCTCATGCAAGAAACATTGGAGAGCTGAGGGGAACCTGTCAGAACCTCCAGAACCTCATCTCTAATGGAGACCTGCAGGTGCAGGTGAACAACAATCCTGGGAAGACGG GTGTTCAGGTTCCTGTGGAGGACGCAGGACTTCCTCAGGGTTCAACCAAGACCCTTCCAGTGCCGATGGGCCCGGTTGATTCCCCCCTCCCGCAGCCGCCTGTGTTAGAGACCGGAGAGGCGGGACCCCCCGGCAGGATGATCGCGTCCAAGCTGCCCAAGGGGACGGACGGCAGCATGAAGCCCGTTCAGGGTTTCGCTGGAGCTCCAG CGTCCCCCAACGCCAAGTTTACTGACACACCAAAGTCCAGCACGCCCCTCACCTCAG ATGTGAACCTGCCTCACAGACCATCACCACACAAACTCGACCAGGCCTCAG GTGAGAAGATGTCGTTCTCAGCTGGTCTGACTCTGCCGCCGTCCCTGGGAGAGATGGGAATCATTCGGTTCAACAAGGTGCTGGTCAATGATGGAGGACACTATGACGCTCACACAG gtATCTTCACAGCTCCCACCGACGGACGCTACCTGCTGACGGCTGTGCTCACGGCCCAGCGTGGCGAGAAGGTCGAGGCGGTCCTCTCCGTGTCCGATCGCAGCGTCCAGAAGTTGGACTCCGCAGGTTTCCTGTCGGGAGCAGCAGCACCGCCGTCACATGGTCAGTGTAACTGCAGCAGCTCGACGTCGCTGAGTCTGGTTCTGCCTCTGAGCAGAGGAGATCGAGTCGGACTCGTCCAGACGGCCGGGAAGCTCGCcgcctctgcctcctctgaggTCCTGTCGTCTTTCAGCGCCGTGCTGCTCTACCCCAGCCCATCCAAACGGTAG
- the emilin2b gene encoding EMILIN-2 isoform X2 has product MTLCGLLHFLATLALIGGTPFQYNMFQGSAYSGSDTRQRNKNWCAYVVHKNVSCAVVGGTESFMQPEVLPCPPELPNCAPQVIYQTHFRPMYKIAYKTVTELAWRCCPGYQGYDCMEVKDMKQIQVERLPRVPAASGHIPVQQAPEEQTAGQRNHPWDGERHFGGATGHRSPHGRDGYQNSQHLEEEVQRLSTMVLDMQARMTDMSSNLRLEFQEDASKMLVTLLNNVGQPVSARGAEAETVQVQDFSFELPAMPIDEVMNKISQVSDDLESKGNTLNDLLGRVERHDGQIHLLIEATQNHLSTPPPPPPPPAYDLRSYLDEKISALREELMEGMDIKLGDLKNSCDYKIMSVQENCEVQEANYLSLVELMESKETDLRNEIQDLKNKLVDPGKEQICDSVLACVENPEIHWNSSEKTSVVEKLKIEQAEAIKDLRETLEDKLASMEDRLNTQFVDTSTNSPSGGRPGTQRDFNSLKDSVRALEVRFDVLDRLCSKANATVLENLQQDFQSCRTAVDAMETHLETQGQFLNDSTGIENINSELSNLKDRMNSLSNIVRQQSESPNASSGQVKTGAEQEAKDLLELHRTQHQELRDRLEELRGEVKAEADHCRERTEDVGKEISNIDSRIVSMESLCRKLDPVASSLQRIKEGLNKHVTALWTCVNHLNGTVGAHARNIGELRGTCQNLQNLISNGDLQVQVNNNPGKTGVQVPVEDAGLPQGSTKTLPVPMGPVDSPLPQPPVLETGEAGPPGRMIASKLPKGTDGSMKPVQGFAGAPASPNAKFTDTPKSSTPLTSVLCSGEKMSFSAGLTLPPSLGEMGIIRFNKVLVNDGGHYDAHTGIFTAPTDGRYLLTAVLTAQRGEKVEAVLSVSDRSVQKLDSAGFLSGAAAPPSHGQCNCSSSTSLSLVLPLSRGDRVGLVQTAGKLAASASSEVLSSFSAVLLYPSPSKR; this is encoded by the exons ATGACGCTCTGTGGACTTCTTCACTTTTTAGCAACTCTTGCGCTCATCGGTGGAACACCTTTCCAGTATAACATGTTCCAGGGCAGCGCGTACTCTGGCTCCGACACACGCCAGAGGAACAA GAACTGGTGCGCCTACGTTGTGCACAAGAACGTGAGCTGTGCCGTGGTGGGAGGCACGGAGAGCTTCATGCAGCCGGAGGTGTTGCCGTGTCCCCCGGAGCTGCCAAACTGTGCGCCACAAGTGAT ATATCAGACACACTTCAGGCCGATGTATAAGATTGCTTACAAGACTGTGACGGAGCTGGCGTGGAGGTGCTGCCCGGGGTACCAGGGCTACGATTGCATGGAGGTGAAAGACATGAAGCAAATCCAAGTGGAACGTTTGCCTCGCGTTCCTGCTGCCTCTGGACACATTCCAGTCCAACAAG CTCCTGAAGAGCAGACAGCAGGCCAGAGGAACCATCCATGGGACGGGGAGCGGCATTTCGGAGGTGCGACAGGTCACAGGTCACCACATGGTCGTGACGGATATCAAAATTCCCaacacctggaggaggaggtgcagcgaCTGTCCACGATGGTCCTCGACATGCAGGCGAGAATGACAGACATGTCCTCTAACCTGAGACTGGAGTTCCAGGAGGATGCCAGTAAAATGCTGGTTACTCTGCTGAACAACGTCGGACAGCCCGTCAGTGCGAGGGGCGCGGAGGCCGAAACCGTTCAGGTGCAGGACTTCTCGTTTGAGCTCCCGGCGATGCCGATTGATGAGGTCATGAACAAGATCAGCCAGGTCTCAGATGATTTAGAGTCCAAGGGCAACACTCTGAATGACCTGCTGGGTCGCGTGGAACGTCACGATGGACAAATCCATCTGCTAATAGAGGCCACCCAGAACCATCTGTccacaccccctcctccccctccccctccagcCTATGACCTGCGAAGTTACCTGGACGAGAAGATCAGCGCCTTGAGAGAGGAGTTAATGGAGGGCATGGACATCAAACTGGGAGACCTGAAGAACTCATGCGATTATAAAATCATGTCAGTTCAGGAAAATTGTGAGGTACAGGAAGCCAACTACCTCAGCTTGGTCGAGCTCATGGAATCAAAGGAAACGGACCTTCGCAACGAGATCCAGGACCTTAAGAACAAGCTTGTTGATCCAGGGAAGGAACAGATATGTGACTCTGTTCTTGCCTGTGTGGAGAACCCTGAGATCCATTGGAACTCGTCTGAGAAGACTTCTGTAGTGGAGAAGCTGAAGATTGAGCAAGCAGAGGCCATCAAAGACCTGAGGGAGACTCTGGAGGACAAGCTGGCCTCCATGGAAGACAGACTGAACACCCAGTTTGTAGATACAAGCACCAACTCTCCGTCTGGTGGTCGGCCGGGCACTCAGAGAGACTTTAACTCTTTGAAGGACTCCGTTCGAGCTCTAGAGGTTCGATTTGATGTCTTGGATCGACTCTGCTCGAAGGCTAATGCAACTGTTCTAGAAAACCTTCAACAGGACTTCCAGAGCTGCAGAACAGCTGTAGATGCCATGGAGACTCATCTAGAAACCCAGGGGCAATTCCTCAACGACAGCACAGGCATTGAGAATATAAATAGTGAGTTGAGCAATCTGAAAGACCGCATGAACTCGCTTTCAAATATTGTCCGCCAGCAGTCTGAGAGTCCCAACGCTTCCTCGGGTCAAGTTAAAACAGGAGCTGAGCAAGAGGCCAAAGACCTTCTGGAGCTCCACAGGACTCAGCATCAGGAGCTGAGAGACCGACTCGAAGAGCTGCGCGGGGAGGTAAAAGCCGAGGCCGACCACTGCAGGGAGCGAACGGAAGATGTCGGGAAGGAGATCAGCAACATAGACAGCCGCATCGTCAGCATGGAGAGTTTATGCCGCAAGCTGGACCCGGTCGCCAGCAGCCTTCAGAGGATCAAAGAGGGTCTGAACAAACACGTTACCGCACTGTGGACCTGTGTCAACCATCTGAACGGCACAGTTGGAGCTCATGCAAGAAACATTGGAGAGCTGAGGGGAACCTGTCAGAACCTCCAGAACCTCATCTCTAATGGAGACCTGCAGGTGCAGGTGAACAACAATCCTGGGAAGACGG GTGTTCAGGTTCCTGTGGAGGACGCAGGACTTCCTCAGGGTTCAACCAAGACCCTTCCAGTGCCGATGGGCCCGGTTGATTCCCCCCTCCCGCAGCCGCCTGTGTTAGAGACCGGAGAGGCGGGACCCCCCGGCAGGATGATCGCGTCCAAGCTGCCCAAGGGGACGGACGGCAGCATGAAGCCCGTTCAGGGTTTCGCTGGAGCTCCAG CGTCCCCCAACGCCAAGTTTACTGACACACCAAAGTCCAGCACGCCCCTCACCTCAG TCCTGTGTTCAGGTGAGAAGATGTCGTTCTCAGCTGGTCTGACTCTGCCGCCGTCCCTGGGAGAGATGGGAATCATTCGGTTCAACAAGGTGCTGGTCAATGATGGAGGACACTATGACGCTCACACAG gtATCTTCACAGCTCCCACCGACGGACGCTACCTGCTGACGGCTGTGCTCACGGCCCAGCGTGGCGAGAAGGTCGAGGCGGTCCTCTCCGTGTCCGATCGCAGCGTCCAGAAGTTGGACTCCGCAGGTTTCCTGTCGGGAGCAGCAGCACCGCCGTCACATGGTCAGTGTAACTGCAGCAGCTCGACGTCGCTGAGTCTGGTTCTGCCTCTGAGCAGAGGAGATCGAGTCGGACTCGTCCAGACGGCCGGGAAGCTCGCcgcctctgcctcctctgaggTCCTGTCGTCTTTCAGCGCCGTGCTGCTCTACCCCAGCCCATCCAAACGGTAG